The following DNA comes from Fibrobacter sp. UWB4.
GAATCTGGTGATAGCGTACAAGTTGAATTGAAGTGTGATTATGAGACCAAAGGTGCTGTTACGCGTTTTTTGGTGGAAAAATCTGGTGAAGTATTGAAGGATGTTTGCAGCGAACCGTCTCCTATTATTGGCAATGGCGTTTATGCAGAAGATTGTAATGCGGAGAATGAAGGTCGCGTTTTATCGCTGTGGGCCGGAAATGCCAAGTATGGGGGTATGTCGTATTACAGGTGTCAAAAAGACTCTTGGGTTAAAGGCGACATTAGCCTCACTTGCGATACCGCTGGCGTGGCTGTGGGTGACACTTGTGTTAAGCAGAATTCGATAAACGTATTCCAGGCCGGCATGAATCCTACGGGTGAGATTGTGTCTTTTGTGTATCAGGGCAATGGAATTTGGACTAAGGTTGAAACGGAAGAAATGGCAAGAATTGATAAGTGAAAACTAAAAGCGCAGACTTGTAATTTTAGCTCTGGATGGGGGGATCCCTTCCAGGGCTTCTTTGTTTTATAAAAACTTATTTTTGTTTTAAATTTTTAAAATTTTTTAGATTGAATTTTGAAATTGTTGAAATTTGCTTAAAAACGCCATTTTTGTTTTTAAAGTGCTATTGTGTTGTTCGGTACAAATTTTTATTTTTACTATCATGAAGCCTATTACCGAATACAAAGATTATCGCGAATATTTGTTGGAATATTACCACGAACGGAAGCGCTGTTCTGCGTTTACGTGGCGTGAATTCGCGAAATTGGCGGGGTTTGCTTCTGGTTCGCACTTGAAGCTCGTTTGCGATGGTAAGACTGGGCTTCGCGAAGATGGGGCGAAAAGAACCGCGCAAGCTATGAACTTGTCCGATTTTGAACGTGATTATTTTGTCCTGATGGTGCGCTATGAACGTGCGAAAACGGATCTTGAAAAGAAAAAATGCTTTGAAGAGATGAAAGCGCTCTGTGAAGCTAGCCGTGTGAAAATTCTCGGTAGCGAAATGTACTCTTTTTATGAAACTTGGAAACATTCTGTTGTCCGTGAACTTGCTGTAGCGATGCCGGGGGCGAAACCGAACGAGATTGCCAAAATGTGCAAGCCTCCGATTTCTGCAGCGGATGTCAGTGAAAGTTTAAGTTTTTTGGTGAAGTCTGGACTTTTGACGCGTGATGTCAAGGGACATTACCACCAGGCGAATCAATCGCTCTCGACGGGGCGTTTGAACGTCGTTGCGGTGGCCGTTCATTCGTTGTTGCGCCAGATGGGTGAATTTGCTTTGGAGGCTTTGGACAAATTGCCTATTTCGGAACGAAACTTTAGCGGTATTACCATGGGCGTGACGGCGGAAAGTTATGCAAAAGTTGTTGAAGAGCTTGTCCAGTGCCGTAAACGTATTGTGTCGATTGTCTCTGAGGATAAGAATGTGGAAAAAGTTTGCCGTTTGAACATGCAACTTTTCCCGCTGACGGAAAATATTTGCAAAAGTGCTTCTATAAGAGAAGCTCAAAAATAAATTGAATTTAAACGAGTGAGAGTGAGTATGAAGTATTGGTATTTAGTTGCATTTGCAACATTGTTTTGGGCTTGCTCCGAAAGCAATATGGCGGGCGGCACGAGCGAAGAAGCCGAAGGCATTGTCGCGATTAAGGATCGTGAAGTTGCTGGTGTTACGCAGAAGGGCCCTTTTTTGGTGGGGTCCTCGGTGACGATTCAGGAACTCGATGGAAAAACTTTAATTCAAACGGGTAGAAGCTTCAAGACTAGCGTAAAAACTAATTTGGGAGATTTTGCTGTCAAGAATGTGAATCTTGCTTCGCAGTATGCTTTGCTTGAAGTAAATGGCTATTTTCGTAATGAAGTTACCGGAAAAAATTCTGAAGGCATGATTTCTTTAAATGCACTTACGGATTTGACGAACCGTAACAATGTAAATGTGAATGTTCTTACGCATCTAGAGACGGATCGTGTTCTTAATCTTGTTCAGAAACAGGGCATGTCTTTTGCAGATGCTAAAAAACAAGCTGAGTCAGAAATTTTTTCGTCATTCGGCTTTGCGAGAAACTGGCAATCTCCGGAAGATATGAATGTTTTTTCTAGAGGAGATGATGGTTCTGAAGCTTTGTTTGCTTTAAGTGTGCTGATGCTGGGGAATGGTTCTGTTGCGGACTTTTCTGAACGCCTTGCGTTGGCAGCACGTTCTTTTGCGGAAAATGGTGAGTGGCACGGTCCAGAAAAGGGCGAAGTCGTGGATTGGGCTTATCAAATTGAAAGTGAAGGACATACAAAAAATGTAGAGAGAACAACGTTGTCAAAAATTGAAGACAATGTGGGGTCGTGGAATATACCTTATGATCCGTCATACTTCCATGTTCCTAATATAGATAGTCTTCTTTATGTATTTTGGATAAATGAATATGAACTTGGGCCGTGTGATAAAAATCATTCTGGAAATATGAAAAAAGTTGCTAACCCACATAGTAAGTACTTTAATAAAGAATTTGTATGCTACTACAAGAATTATTATAAATGCACAGGAGATGGATACGGATGTCGATGGTATCTTGCGGAGGATCCGGTTAAATATGTGGAAGAAAATCGCGAAAATCTTCCTGATATGGAGATTGGGGATGTTTTTTGGGCGACCGAAAATCTAAAATACGATTTTCATGATACCGTTAATGCTAAAAACGCATGCTATCGCGATGTGCCTAGATATTGCGAAATGTATGGAACGCTCTATGATTATAGAACTGCTTTGAAAGCGTGTCCGGACGGATCCCGTTTACCTAAATATGGTGAGGTCGAAAGCCTTTTGCAATATTATGGTGGCGCGGGTAAGAATGCTGCAGATTCTCTGCTTGTAATGAATGATTATGAACGTGATGTTTTTGGATTTCAAGCCTTGCTAGGGGGGAATGGTGAATATGAAGGTGTGAACGAAAATACAGCGATGTGGATTTCTTCGGACGATTCTAGCGGCACGAAATATGTTCTGTGGATAGATTCGTCTACAGCAGAAATTAGGCCGTATTCCTCTGAATTAGCTTATGTTCGCTGTGTTTTGGATGTTGATAGCCTTGCGGCTATACAAGAATATGACGTTATGAGTGATTCACGAGATGATCAATTGTATCACTATACTGATGTTTCGTTTGAATATATCGATAATGAATCGGTGTATCTTCAAATGCGACGAATTTATGTCCTTGTTGAGAATATGCGTTATAATGGCGATTCGCTCTATTCTTGGAACGATGCTATAGAAAATGTTTGTCCTGAAGGATGGAGACTGCCTAACATTTATGAATGGATAAGTATTTTCAGGTCGCGCATTGATAATCCTTCTTTCGTTCCTTCTGAGGATAGTTTGCAGACTGTGGTGTATTATAATGTTGACAGGAGGGAATATCCATATTACGAATTGTTTGGAAAAGACAAAAAAATACTTATTGGACAAGTACTGAGGGTGTCTTTGTAAATTCATTGGGTGAGAATGTCCCGGCCGGACAAGTGGTGAACATGAATACTGCAGAGCATGATAGATATGACGTGAGAATGCTTTTGGATGATAAGTTGGAAAAACATTCTGTTCGTTGTGTTAAAGATGCGGATTAGTACAACTATTAAGGAGCGCTAAGATGATGTATTGCAAAAAATATATTGTATCTAGATTGATTCTTCTCGTTGGAACGTTCTTTTGGGCGTGCTCGTCAGAAAATGTTTCTGGTGGCAATGAAGCCCTTGATGGAATGATTAACGGTGTCTCTCAGAAGGGGCCTTTCTTGGAAGGTTCTTCGGTTACGATGCAAGAACTTGATGAAAACTCGTTTGCGCAAACAGGCAAAAGCTTTAAAGGAAAAGTGGTAAATGACAGAGGCGATTTTTCTATCGAAAATGTGGCCTTGGATCATCCGTATGTTTTGCTTGAAGTGAACGGGTATTACCGTAATGAGGTTACCGGGAAAAAGTCAAATGGTTCAATATTCATGAAGGCTCTCGCTGATGTCAGTAAACAGCCGAAAGTGAATATAAACTTGCTTACGCATCTTGAATATGAACGAGTCCAGACTCTGATGGAACAAAATAATATGTCCATTGAAGAGACAAAACGACAAGCGGATCGTGAAATTTTTGCAGCTTTTTATGCCGATGTTGATTATGATAAGGTAGAATACCTGAATATTTTTGGAAATGGCGAAGGCGATGCGGCGCTCCTAGCAATCAACGTTCTTTTACTTGGTGAAGAATCGGATGCTAGTTTCATGGAACGTTTTGCCTTGATGGGCCAAGATTTTGCAGCGGATGGCGTTTGGAATGATTCGTCGCTTAAAATGAAAATTGCAGATTTTGCTTGCAAAGCGAATCGTTCGGGAAAGCTTGCGGAAATTCGTAAAAATATCGAATCGTGGAAAATTGCCGATGTTCCGGCATTTGAGACTTACGTGAATCGATTTTGGACAAATCAGTATGGTCTCGGCAAATGCGATGCTTCGAATCTTGGAATGCGAAAATTATTGATTGATGACAGTAGAAGTTCGGCTTTTCAAGATTCTGCGTTTAAATGTACTGAAAACGGATGGGCTCCTTATTCAAGTAATGAAGTCTATTCTAAATCAGTTGATGTGGAATGTACTGCGAAAAATGAAGGTGAAGTCAACGTTGTATGGGAAGGAAACGCAAAATATGGAGGCTATACTTATAGTAGGTGTGAAAAAGGTTTGTGGGTTCGTGGCGGCATTAGCCTCACTTGCGATACCGCTGGCGTGGCTGTGGGTGACTTGTGCCACAAAACTGGAACGGTGAATGCATTCCGGGCATCCATGCCAGATTTCAAAATACCTGAATATGTGTTTGTATATGCTGGTGATGGCGTTTGGAAGGATGTTCAAGGCTATTTCGAAATGACCAAGAAATGTACGGCGGAGAATGAGGGTGATAAAGAAAAATTCGTTGTTGGCAAAGGGGCTGATGTAATTACATCATATTATGCCTGTTCCAATGGCGAGTGGACTGAAATCTATGAGAAAGATTATCATTGCACTACGGAAAAAACGGTTGTTGGCGATACATGCTCTTTTGAGTCGGAAAATGGAATAAAACATTATTTGTTTATGCATTCAGAGTTTCAAGACATAGATCTCTGGGCGGAATCAAAAGTAGATCCCGAATTGGGCTACTGCCCGATGCATTATTATAGTTTCGATCATAAAAAT
Coding sequences within:
- a CDS encoding TIGR02147 family protein, with the protein product MKPITEYKDYREYLLEYYHERKRCSAFTWREFAKLAGFASGSHLKLVCDGKTGLREDGAKRTAQAMNLSDFERDYFVLMVRYERAKTDLEKKKCFEEMKALCEASRVKILGSEMYSFYETWKHSVVRELAVAMPGAKPNEIAKMCKPPISAADVSESLSFLVKSGLLTRDVKGHYHQANQSLSTGRLNVVAVAVHSLLRQMGEFALEALDKLPISERNFSGITMGVTAESYAKVVEELVQCRKRIVSIVSEDKNVEKVCRLNMQLFPLTENICKSASIREAQK
- a CDS encoding FISUMP domain-containing protein, translated to MKYWYLVAFATLFWACSESNMAGGTSEEAEGIVAIKDREVAGVTQKGPFLVGSSVTIQELDGKTLIQTGRSFKTSVKTNLGDFAVKNVNLASQYALLEVNGYFRNEVTGKNSEGMISLNALTDLTNRNNVNVNVLTHLETDRVLNLVQKQGMSFADAKKQAESEIFSSFGFARNWQSPEDMNVFSRGDDGSEALFALSVLMLGNGSVADFSERLALAARSFAENGEWHGPEKGEVVDWAYQIESEGHTKNVERTTLSKIEDNVGSWNIPYDPSYFHVPNIDSLLYVFWINEYELGPCDKNHSGNMKKVANPHSKYFNKEFVCYYKNYYKCTGDGYGCRWYLAEDPVKYVEENRENLPDMEIGDVFWATENLKYDFHDTVNAKNACYRDVPRYCEMYGTLYDYRTALKACPDGSRLPKYGEVESLLQYYGGAGKNAADSLLVMNDYERDVFGFQALLGGNGEYEGVNENTAMWISSDDSSGTKYVLWIDSSTAEIRPYSSELAYVRCVLDVDSLAAIQEYDVMSDSRDDQLYHYTDVSFEYIDNESVYLQMRRIYVLVENMRYNGDSLYSWNDAIENVCPEGWRLPNIYEWISIFRSRIDNPSFVPSEDSLQTVVYYNVDRREYPYYELFGKDKKILIGQVLRVSL